Sequence from the Sphingobacteriaceae bacterium GW460-11-11-14-LB5 genome:
ATTTCGGGGCCATTTAATGCTCTTAATCTCTGTTTATGCACCATGCCCGCCAGCATAGCAATTGAACTTCCGTCACAGGTATTAATTAATGCTCCATTTAACACATTCCTAAATTGCTCATCTTTTTGAGCAATTGTAAGCACATTTGCATCTACCACACACACATACCCTTTTTGCGAATTTGTTATTGCTTCTTCAATGGTACTTTTCAGTAAATGATGATCAAACTCAAGGAAAACATTGAAATATTTTTGCATTTTATATGCCATTCTAAATCCAATTAACTATTTATTGCTCCAATAAGGAAAGAAAGGTTTACCCTCGGTTTTGATCCAGCTAATAGTTTCTTTAACATTTTCATCCAAATTAGGATTAGATAAACCAAAGTTATCGATTGTTTTCTGCATTGGAGTTGGATAGTTATCAATCATATTGTTAAATCTCTCAGAATGTAAAGGGAACGGAATTCCTATTTTTTTAAGAATATCTCCACCATAAGAAACTAATTGCAGTAAAAATTTTGGGAAAGTCCTTAATTTTTTATTGGTCAGTTCCTGACTAAATGCACTTATCCACTGGACCGAGTTCATTGGATTATCTCCTACATAATATACCTGTTTATCAACAAGTTCTATTGGAGAAATTATAATCCCATAAATCTGATGTACAACATTTTTCACATACGCATACGATTTAACAGGATCCACGCCTTTTGGATGAAAATATAAACCTTTATCTATAATTTTAAAAAATTCGTTTGGATAGCGCATATTCCAAGGCCCCCATACATTGGTAGGTCTTATTATGGTCCAAGCACACTGCATAGATGAGTTAGCGGTTGCCTCTTCACTGATTTTTTTACTAACACCGTATGCAGTATGGGGCTTAAAATCTTTATCGTTTGAAGGCAATGGTAACTCGTTCGACTTGTAAACATACTGGGTTGAAGTAATCACGACGTGCTTAATTGACTCGCAGCTCTCAATTACTTTAATCAAATTTGCCGTTCCCTCTGTATTTTCATAATAATCTTCCAATTTATCACTTGCAGTATCAGTTCTGGCTGCAAGGTGCACCACATGAGTCGGTTTAAATTCATTAAAAATTTTAGCCAGTTTATCTTCATCCATGATATTGCCCTCTACCCAAAATTTATTATGTATTGAGTTTAGGGGTTTTTGTTTATCAAGGTTTATAAAATTATCTATTTCATTACTCAACAACAAGTCAATAAAATTTGATCCAATAAATCCTGAGCCACCGGTTATTAATAATTTTATATTCTTCATATTTCACCAAAAACGTTATCCATATTTTTTAAAAATGTATTTATCGAGTAATTATCGACATATTTTGCCCTGCCATTATCGCCTAATGTTTTACGCAACTCTTTGTCATTAATGAGTAGTTCCAATTTAGCGGCAAGATCACTTGCATTATTTGGTTCAACCAGGATTCCATTAACTTTATCATCTACTACATATGGAATTCCATTCCATCTGGTAGCAATAATTGGCACCTTAAATTGCATTGATTCTACCAGCACAATTCCAAATGTTTCAGAAGGAACTCTCGTTGGAAAGCAAAAAATATCCGCTTCTCCAAAAACCTTCCATTTTTCTGCCTCTATTTTTGTACCTAAAAAAAATACATCGCTTGTTAAATTATACTTTTCAATAAGCTGTTCTATCTGAACCTTAAATTCTGCTGAGATAAAAATCCCCACAAGTTGAAGACAAAATGGAATGCTTTTTTCCTTCAGTATCCTAACTGCCTCTATAAGCTCAAGCATTCCTCTTTCTTCATACATTGCCCCAACATAGAGTAAGTTTGGTATTTCGTTTTTTACCGATCCAAACTTGGCGTGATATGATGGGTACTCATCTTCAATACCATTAGGTACTACAAACAACTTTTTAGCTTTTAAAACCACTTCATCTCCATGACTGTAGTTCGTAAGTGTGATTAAAATATCAGGTTTGAAAAATGCAATTCTATAAAAGAATTTTGCCACTGGATTCAAGTTGGCATAAAGCCTAGAAGAGCCACCTGCATGAGTATGAAGTATTGTTTTTTTAAAGATAAACCGGATAGGCGCAAGCAATAACATATCTCTATACATCCCGAGCTTATTTGGCCCAGCCGGACCATAATACAGGATATTTGCATTATAATAGAAACGGTAAACCCAAGTTAATATAATTGCTTTGAATAAGCCCCAAAACTTATATAACTTGAAACTTCCCATATCATCAAAATCTCTTGAAAATTCAAGCCTTACATGAAATAGTTCTGCATTTTTATATTCTCCATCCAAAAGTGTTTGAAGCATTAAAGCTTGTCCACCATAAGGAGGAGGGGTCTGTCCTAAAACCAAGATCCTTTTCTTTCTTAACATATATTATTACTTAAATGATTGTTGGCTGGCGTGAGGCTTGTCTGTAATTGCGATTTTGTACTTATAAGCGAATCACTATAGGAATAAATGGCAAAGAAAAACAGAAACATTAAGTAATAACTAAAAACCATATCTGCATAAAATCCGTAGCCTAGAAAAATTGCGAAAAAATAATAGTTCTTCTTATTAACTTTTGGTCTTAAAAAAAAGAACAAAAAATATAGCCCCCCGAAAACTCCAAAGTGGGCGGTAAGCATAAAGTAGAAATTATCAAAAGTAGGCTCAAGCCCCATACTCTTTATATCTACCCCGGTAAATAAGTAAGAAGCCGAGCTCGTTTCGAGTACTCTATTAAGAAGTTCTACCCTACCATTAAACGTACCGTATGCCAACATCCTGGTTGTCTCTTCCTGAGAATTAAATATTATAGGGAAGACAAACACCAAACACAGAAAAATTGTGAGAGAAGCTAAAAAGGCAAGAAATAAATACCAAGAACTGTACCTTTTAACAAAAAAGGTAAAGAAATAAGCAATTAAAGTTGAAATAAACACCCCCCTTGAACCCGCAATATATAACATTATAACAGCAAATATTATATACCATCGTTTCTTTTCTATGGTAAAATAATATAAAAAAATAGCAATAAAAAGCGTAAATTCAGGCATGCTGGCAAAGGTTGAAAAGGGCCTAACATCACCTCCGCCAATAAATTCTCTTTCATCAGCAAAACTTAAACCAGATTGAATCCAATTGATTTCTACAGGGGAATAGCCAAATATCTTCTGTGAAATTCCGTACAAGCAAACTACAATAAAAAAAGGGATAGATTTATTAACAAGTTCGTCAAAATTCGCTCTCTTAAACATTGGAATGGCCAGAAGCAACAAAAAATACATTATAAAATTTCCGTATGAATTAATATTTCCGGTAAAAAAAAGTATTATGGAAATAATCAGCACAAATAAAATAGAGTTTTTTGATATACGAGGTGTTAAAACTGTTAATAATGGAATAAAAACAATTGTATTGTATATGCCTGCATTGAAAGCAAAAAATCTCTTGATAAATGAAAAAACATTAACTAAAATAAATCTGAAAAACATTTTTTATTATTGGTTAAGGTTTTAAACAATTTATTGAGGCACAAAAGTAAGGTTTTCGTTTTAATAATTCCATGCGAAATGAAAACTAGTATTGATACAAAAAATTGTAAGTTTAGCGTACAAATTCTGTTACCAAAAAAAGGTTTATGTAATCAATTACTAAATACTCCTTATTAATTTCGCCGGATTACCAGCATATATGCTTTTATTTTCAACGGCTTTCACCACTACGCTACCTGCTCCAATTACACATCTTGTTCCGATATTAGCTGTTATCACAGCATTACTCCCAATCCAAACATCAGAACCAATCGTTATTGTTGATCTGCCAGCTGCCTTTTGGGCACTAATTGTTTGATTGGGATCGTCGAATGCATGTTGACTTGTTCCACTGATAAAATTTACGAAGCCACCAATTATAACATCGTCTCCCATATTCACCTCACCAATAGCATTATATAATCCGATCAATACACGGTTTCCAATTCTAGCTGTTGGATATTGACAAAAACTCCCATACTTAAAAACTACATCGGTACCTAAATGGGCTAGAGTGGCCTTATAATAGAAATATCTTAATTTTTGCCCAAATAAAAACGGAAACTTTGACACTACTATAGATACTTCTGTATAGGCTCCCGCATAGATAGCCAATTTACCAAAAATTATAAAAAGCAATGAAAAAGGTAGCGCCATCAGCGAAATAACTCCGAAATATGTGTTTTTAAGAATTTTAAAAATAACATTCATAGTCAAATATTAAATCCTAATTATTTTTCATTGATTACCTCTTCAAATACTGAGGTCAACCTGCCTGCTAGGCTAGTTCTAAGATATTTTGAGATATTTAATCTTTCTATTGGGACGTTATCCTGATGTCTTTTATAAATTTCTAAAATAACATCAGCAATCTTTTCCGGATCCTCATTCTCGGTTAGGATTATTTCTTCAATTCCATTAACAACATCCGCTATCCCTCCTTTTTTAGCAGCTAAAGCTAAAATTGGCCTTTTGCAGCCTAGGTAATCGAAAATTTTCCCAGTCTGCTCTGTCTCCTGACCACTACCAATAAGAATTAATGCATTAGAGCCCTTCATGTAAGAAACGGTATCATAATAAGAAAGATATCCTACCGAAACAAAATGATCGGAAAGTTCAAGATCGGCTACAATTTTGTTAATTTCAGGATTAATCTCGCCAACGTAATTGAATATAATATCAATACCCTTTTGCTTTAGTATTTTTATTGCCTTTAGAAAATAGGTTGGGTTGCGGAAAGATTTACCACTTAGAAATTTGCCAGCGTAGGTAATTGTAAATTTGCTAAATGGTTTTGCAGGGATCGGGTCATAATCATCAGGATCATAACCATTCGGAATAACAATAAAGTCTGTAGCTGGCCTATTTGGATAGGCTTCGCGATATTGTTGCGCCATTTTTTCTGAAACGACAATTACACGCGATGCCTTATTGAGCACTATTGGCTCCAGAAAATTATTTAGTGGTCCAAATATCTTACCCTTTAAACCTTTCAGTGGATTATCGACTACTGCCAATTTCCAGGGATCGCGTAAATCTATCACATACTTTATACCATACCGTGATTTAGCAAAAGGCGCTACAAGTAATGGAAAAAATGGATCACCAGTAGCAAAAAGCAAATCAGGCTTCTCTTTTTTTATGATCGATCCAATCGTTGTAAACAATGGTTTTAACCATCTGGTTGGTAATCCTTTCCGCAAGCCTTTTAAAAAAATAGGTTCAGTAGAAATCCCTGTTCTGTATATTATTAAGTCGTTAGGAACATCTTTTAATAAGCTCGTATCAATTAAGAAATTGCTTTCTTTATAACATTCTTCTTTTACAGTTACCACTACAGGTTTCCAATTAAAATTCGGAATGTATTTTACAAATTTAGTTATACGAAAAGTACTTATTCCACCAGCAGGAGGGAAATAAGTAGCAAGCATTATCACTTTTTTCATATCAACTATCCCCTATGTTTTACTGCCCTGTACAACTTTCTGAGCACTCTGTAAAGTAAAGTTCTGTATACTCTACCATAAGGAGCGTAATCCCAATATGATTTTCTTGGTGCATTTAAAATGCTGTCTAACTGCTCCTGAGTAAGATCGAATTTTTTCAAAACATAAGCAGTATCTTCCTTTTGCAGGTCTTCAGGATAGGTAGATTTTTTAAGCTCTTCTAATGCTGAATCTCTTGAAATTTCTCCGGCACAAATAAGACTTGAAAGATGGGATCGTCTTTTATCATAACCAAATTTTGTAGGTAACCAATATCCCTGAAACCAACGGGTATAAATAGATTCGTAGTGCTTACCTCCATAATAACGCCATCCAATCTCTTTTTCTAAAATAGGCATCGCATCTTTCTTAGAAAAATCTATATAATCCAGAATGTTAATAAATTTTTTACTATAAGGTGGAAACAGAAAATTAGCCAGATTTAAGTGTGGGAATGTTTTCAACTTCACTTTCCCAAATTTCTTATGGATATTTTTTATATATCCCCAGTCGAAATGCCCCTGAGACCATTCTGCAGGTAGATGCGTTTCTGTTTTAACATTATATCCTGTTAAAATATTATCCACATTTATCATTTTCGCTGTTCTAAGCATCGAAACCACAATAGCGTGATCACTTGGAATTTCGGAATCGGGAGTTGAGGCTTTTAAGAAAGCCAATTGCAGATCTCTAAATTCATTCCAATCTAAAACAATAGTATGTAAATCAATTTCTAATTTACGGCATATATTTTCTACATTTTTAATTGCTAATTCCGAATCCCAGCCATTATCGAGGTGTACAGCTAAAGGCCTTAAGCCAAGCTGTTTTACCTTATAGGCAACGTAAGTACTATCTACACCACCACTAACACCTATTACGCAGTCGTAATCATTATTCTTATTTTTATCTTTTATTCTATCTACAATTTCCTTAAGTTTTTTTTCACCTTCTTCACCAGAAAAAACTTTTCGCTTTATCTGCAAATCGTGGGTATGGCAATGATTACATACTCCTTGTTCATCAAATACAATATCCGGATCTGATGTATCCATTACACACTTCGTACATATTTCGTATGGTCTTGTCATAATTTACTTGGTATTAAATAAGGTTAATAATTCTTGGTATTGCGGATAGGTAATCAAAACAGCACGATGAGGACCATGAAAAACAAAAAAAGCACCCGCAGCAACTGCACTAGCACCGGCATCTACAGCATCTTTAATATCCTTTAAACTGCCAATTCCTCCTAATGCGATAAGGGGAGCAGATATTTCTCCACTGGCCTGTTTTATTAATGTTAAATCAGATCCTTGTAAGGTACCGTCTTTATCTACAGCATTTAACAAAATTTCCCCTGCACCTGCATCAACTGCCTGTTTTATATAACTTATCCAATTTTCATTAGCATTTTTTCCTTCACTTGACTTAAAAAGCTTAGGTCTTTGAAGCCAGTCTTTTTTAACATCTACTGAAACAACAATAGCAGAGCTGCCAAATCTTGCGACCAAATCCCTTACCAAATCGAGGTCTTCTAAAACTGCTGTCTGCAGGCAGATTTTTTCAACTCCTAATTTGAAAATTTTATAGGCTTGGTCAATTGTTTTAATCCCACCACCATAACACAATGGCATAAAACATTCACCTGCAAATTGCTCTATAAGACCGTAATTTGGCTCGCGTTTTAGTTTGCTTGCATCAATATCGAGCACCATCAACTCATCTACTTCTTTTGTATTGAAAATACGCATTGCATTCAATGGATCACCAATGTATTTCGGAGCAGCGAATTTGGTTGTTTTTACAAGACCACCATGTTGATTTAGTAACAGGGCAGGTATAACTCTATGTTTAAGCATTTATATTGATAAAAAATTTTTCAATAATTCCATTCCAAATCGATGACTCTTCTCCGGATGAAATTGAAAACCATAAATATTGTCTTTTTGTACCGAAGCAGTAACATCAGAACCATGATAGGCTGTTGCTACAACATGATTAGCATCTTCACAGACAGCATGATACGAATGAACAAAATAATAACGTAGTTCTTCATCCTGAATAGGAAATAACCCATTAGATTTATACACCTTTATAGCATTCCAACCCATATGAGGAACCTTGATTGGGTTTTCGGGTTGTGATACAAACTTTATTAGCTTTCCAGGAATCCATCCGAGTCCTGGCAGTACTCCTTCTTCACTTTCATCAAAAAAGAACTGCATACCCAGGCAAATTCCCAAAACCGGTATTTTTTTTTCGAGTGCTACAATATTTAAAGCCTCAACCCAACCGTGTTCGTTCAACTCCTTCATGCCCACATCAAAAGACCCCACACCTGGCAATATTACTTTTTTTGCCTGAAGTAAATCCTCAGGTGAATTAGCAATAATTACTTCACCACCCAAACGATTAATCATATTTACCACCGATTTAGTATTCCCTAACGATAAGTTCGGTATGTATATCTTGTTATTATCCATTGCACTGAATCTAATATTTCTTTTCTATCTAGATGAAATTACCTCAAGAATGCGTTGACCTGTTCTACCATCACCGTAAAGACTTAAACCAGAATCTATTGTTTTTCCATGCATTGCTTTAAAAGCACTTACAATATCAGCATCTACTGGAGAGGCTAACATATTTACGCCAGCTTCAATGAGTTCAACCCACTCCGTTTCATCGCGAAGCGTTAAACATGGCTTTAAATGGAAAAATGCTTCTTTTTGTACGCCGCCACTATCCGTCATTACCAGCGAACAATTTTGCAACAACCAGTTCATCTCTAAAAATCCAACAGGTTCAATTATTTTAATGTTTTGATGTAATTTTATACCATCTATTTTTTTAATCACACCTGCAGTCCGCGGATGAATTGGAAGTATAATTTGATGATTTGCAGCAATTATATTTAAAGCATCGATTATATTTCCAAGTCTTGATAAATCGTTTGTATTATCTGCTCTATGAATGGTACATAGTACAAACTCTGATTCAATATTATCAACTTGAGGTCGTTTCGCTCTTTCCTTGTAAAATAGGGTTGCATCGTACATTACATCTCCAACCTGATAAACTTTATTATCAGTAACCCCTTCATTTTTGAGATTATGAATAGCTGTGATTGTTGGAGCAAATAAAAGATCAGACGCATGATCCGTCAGAATTCTATTAATCTCTTCGGGCATCTTACGGTTAAACGACCTTAGGCCAGCCTCAACATGGGCAACAGGAATATGTATTTTTACGGCCGCCAGCGCACCAGCTAAAGTCGAATCAGTATCTCCATAAACCAATACCCAATCTGGTTTTTCGGCTAAAAGCACTTCTTCAATTGCCTCTAACATTCTACCCGTATTCTGTCCATGGCTGCCACCACCAATTTTCAATTGAAAATCAGGCTTACGAATATCTAGTTCTTCAAAAAACACATCAGACATATTAGCATCAAAATGTTGCCCGGTATGGATCATAATCTCTTCTACACCTTCTATGTCTCTTATTACCCTTGATATTACCGCAGCTTTTATAAATTGTGGCCTAGCGCCAATGATTGTACAAATTTTCATATTTTTCAAATTAAACTAACAAAAAGTTAAATTAACCTCTATTAATCATTAATTTTTAATTTCTGTTGTTTAAACTTTTCAAACTTATTATTAGGAATATATCCATTATATTTATAAAGACTCTCGTAACCAATGCACTTTTCTTTATCTAAAAACTTAATGATTTTTGCTGGATTGCCACCAATAACACAATAACCATCAGCAAAAGACTTTGTCACTACTGATCCCGCACCAACAATGGTAAAATCTCCCAGTTCTACATTAGGTAAAATGACTGAATTCATACCCACCCAACAATATTTTCCAATCTTTACAGTACCTTCCAAATGCTTAGTTGTATCATAAATATCATGATTACTGCTAATAATCCCAACATTCGCAGCAATTTGAGAATAGTCTCCTATAATTATCTTTCCCATGCCCTGAATATAACATCCAGGCATCATCCCAGGTGATGTTTCAATTCCTGCTTCAATATTTTTAGGATAAGTAACAATACTTGTAAAGTGAACCTGCCAATAGGCAGATCGGTTGAATCCTAATATTTTTTGAAAAAAGAAATACCTAAAATTAATAGGGGTCTGTGTATTTCTTGTTTCATAGATACACCTTGTAAATGGGAGGGTTTTGATTATACCCCAATATATATTCTTTATTATCCTTTTCATATATCTGATACCAAAGCTCTTTTTTTGGAAAGTTGAAATGACCGCACTAAATAGATGATATATATTATCGAAAAATTGATCGCATAAAGTTTCACTGTAAGTAATATATCTTTATAAATAACTGCTCCAGTATATAAAACTAAAGCAGTGCTAAATAAGATATAAATATGCCAAATAAAGTCTTCTTTCTGTTTGTGTACAATATAAAATATAAAGCTTAGCGGGCTTGATATGAATTTGAAGAAAAACATGAAAAGTAGGATGTCTAGGAATTTCCCCGCTGGAGCCCATTGATTTCCAAATAGCAAAACTATGAAATGATCTCCAAATAAGTATAATAAAATAAAAGGAAATACTGAAATCGCTAACATCTTTTTCAAAGTACTCAGATACGCCTCCTGGCAACTACCAGTCTCTCTATAATCTTTAGCAGCTCTTTCTTTAAACACATCAAGAATAGCTCCTGCCAATAATGAGATTGGAATATTCAAGAGTGTAAGAATAAATGAAAAATATCCTGAATCTTTTGGATTAAACAACCATAGAAAAACAAAAACTGGCATTTGTGCACAAAGTACATTCATCAATTCAGCAGGTAATATATACATTGGGAACTTAGCATATTTTTTTCCAACATTCTGATACTGCGCCCTCTGTTCTGTGCTTATCGACAATGATGATTTCATCTCGATAGTCTTTATCTTGTATCTTAAAAAAAGATTTGAAAACAAATGGCTCAAAGTTAACGCCGAGGCTAAGAAAATTGCTGTTGGAAAGAAGAAACCTATCGATACGGCAAATGCCCCAAATAACACGCTCCTCAAAATCTTATTGAGAGAAAGTACTGTAAACTTCTTTTCCCTAACAAGCCAATAGTTTAATATCTGAAATGAGCTTAATAAATATGTTGCGATTGGGATAATCAGAAATATCCATCTGTGCTTATCTTTAATCCCAAATATTGAATTCAAAAAATCAAGTGGCAAGGCGATCATAAAGATTGCTATGATACCGCAAACAGCAAGATTAATCCAATTACAGAGATGCATCAGGTCGATAACTTCATTCTCTGTATCCGGAAGCATTATTGCAAGTTCGTACTTACCTGTTGATAAAATGCTCAAAATGCTAATGGATGCCAAAAAGCCAGCATAAATACCATATTCTGCCGGTCCAAATTGTTTTGCGATGACTGGAATAATCAGAAAAGATATGGCCTGTGCCATTGCTGTGCCAGAAAATAATTTAAGAATATTTTTGTCATATTCTCCAAGTCGTAATCGCATTTGATTTAGCTTAGTTTCCAGCCTTATATATTCTTTCGATAATATCTACAACCTTTAATCCTTCTAAGGCATTTGTAGTTATATTCCCATTTCCATTAATCACATCTACAATATTTTCATAAATATAGTGGTGATTTGCCGCCGAACCTTTATAAGGGCCGTAATCATTTGGTGGATTACTTTCTTTTAATACAGGCATTTCATAATCCTTAATATGGCAATACTCTACTTCATTCATATATTGCCCGCCTACTTTAAGCGAACCGTTTTCAGCGATAACAGTGATTGAGCTTTCCAAATTCTTATTCCACACTGCTGTTGAATAGTTTAAAGAACCCATTCCACCATCTACAAAGTCGAAACTAACAAAGCCCGAGTCCTCAAAATCTGTACTTGTATGGTGACTAAAATCATTGAGTTTTCCTTGAATATTATGTATATCGCCAAAGTACCAATACATTAAGTCAATAAAATGAGAAAATTGTGTAAACAAGGTACCTCCATCTAATTCTTTCGTTCCATGCCATGAGCCTGGTTTGCCCGTTTTAGGATCTGGTTTATAATATCGATCATCTCTATTCCAATAACAGTTGATCTGAACCATAAATATTTTGCCCAGTATGCCCGCTTCTAAAATGCCTTTTAACCATTCTGATGGAGGCGAGTAGCGATTTTGCATTACGCAAAAAACTTGCTTATGTTTATGTAATGCCTTAAATATAACGCGTTCACAACCAGCTTTAGTTAAAGCCATTGGTTTTTCAACTACGATGTGGCAATTACGATCTAATGCTTTAATTGCCTGTTCTTCGTGAAATCCGTTTGGCGTAGCAATAGAGATTACATCAATCTCTAAATTAGATTTTATTAATTCATCAATCGAAGAGAAAAATTTAGCTTCTTTATATGC
This genomic interval carries:
- a CDS encoding UDP-N-acetylglucosamine 2-epimerase (non-hydrolyzing), whose amino-acid sequence is MKICTIIGARPQFIKAAVISRVIRDIEGVEEIMIHTGQHFDANMSDVFFEELDIRKPDFQLKIGGGSHGQNTGRMLEAIEEVLLAEKPDWVLVYGDTDSTLAGALAAVKIHIPVAHVEAGLRSFNRKMPEEINRILTDHASDLLFAPTITAIHNLKNEGVTDNKVYQVGDVMYDATLFYKERAKRPQVDNIESEFVLCTIHRADNTNDLSRLGNIIDALNIIAANHQIILPIHPRTAGVIKKIDGIKLHQNIKIIEPVGFLEMNWLLQNCSLVMTDSGGVQKEAFFHLKPCLTLRDETEWVELIEAGVNMLASPVDADIVSAFKAMHGKTIDSGLSLYGDGRTGQRILEVISSR
- a CDS encoding imidazole glycerol phosphate synthase subunit HisH, coding for MDNNKIYIPNLSLGNTKSVVNMINRLGGEVIIANSPEDLLQAKKVILPGVGSFDVGMKELNEHGWVEALNIVALEKKIPVLGICLGMQFFFDESEEGVLPGLGWIPGKLIKFVSQPENPIKVPHMGWNAIKVYKSNGLFPIQDEELRYYFVHSYHAVCEDANHVVATAYHGSDVTASVQKDNIYGFQFHPEKSHRFGMELLKNFLSI
- a CDS encoding ExsB family protein encodes the protein MTRPYEICTKCVMDTSDPDIVFDEQGVCNHCHTHDLQIKRKVFSGEEGEKKLKEIVDRIKDKNKNNDYDCVIGVSGGVDSTYVAYKVKQLGLRPLAVHLDNGWDSELAIKNVENICRKLEIDLHTIVLDWNEFRDLQLAFLKASTPDSEIPSDHAIVVSMLRTAKMINVDNILTGYNVKTETHLPAEWSQGHFDWGYIKNIHKKFGKVKLKTFPHLNLANFLFPPYSKKFINILDYIDFSKKDAMPILEKEIGWRYYGGKHYESIYTRWFQGYWLPTKFGYDKRRSHLSSLICAGEISRDSALEELKKSTYPEDLQKEDTAYVLKKFDLTQEQLDSILNAPRKSYWDYAPYGRVYRTLLYRVLRKLYRAVKHRG
- a CDS encoding oxidoreductase gives rise to the protein MKTDKKIKFAVIGCGHIGKRHASMIQGNENCELVALCDTKSSQELGIEAYKEAKFFSSIDELIKSNLEIDVISIATPNGFHEEQAIKALDRNCHIVVEKPMALTKAGCERVIFKALHKHKQVFCVMQNRYSPPSEWLKGILEAGILGKIFMVQINCYWNRDDRYYKPDPKTGKPGSWHGTKELDGGTLFTQFSHFIDLMYWYFGDIHNIQGKLNDFSHHTSTDFEDSGFVSFDFVDGGMGSLNYSTAVWNKNLESSITVIAENGSLKVGGQYMNEVEYCHIKDYEMPVLKESNPPNDYGPYKGSAANHHYIYENIVDVINGNGNITTNALEGLKVVDIIERIYKAGN
- a CDS encoding imidazole glycerol phosphate synthase subunit HisF, with translation MLKHRVIPALLLNQHGGLVKTTKFAAPKYIGDPLNAMRIFNTKEVDELMVLDIDASKLKREPNYGLIEQFAGECFMPLCYGGGIKTIDQAYKIFKLGVEKICLQTAVLEDLDLVRDLVARFGSSAIVVSVDVKKDWLQRPKLFKSSEGKNANENWISYIKQAVDAGAGEILLNAVDKDGTLQGSDLTLIKQASGEISAPLIALGGIGSLKDIKDAVDAGASAVAAGAFFVFHGPHRAVLITYPQYQELLTLFNTK